In Nocardia yunnanensis, one DNA window encodes the following:
- a CDS encoding serine hydrolase domain-containing protein: MARIVTGLIVATMAIAVALIAGPVGSAAPDGLRQCAVSDGRTPETATPEEVGVDSAGLRRAVDFASDPTRFTVQVYRNNCLIGGGPNNQHMGGVAWNLWSGTKSVVSMVAGVAVDEHKLRVDDPIGNYLPAGLGDDEHRAITVRSLLTETSGMEIAIASEGVTGLVRLDPNVVAQALAMPILHPQGQTWQYSQRAVDLLVYVIQQAVGEDFQAYAQRKLFDPLGIRTTDYLWARDRSGNTYGHAHLVLPPDDYVKLGLLLVNRGNWQGRRLISTDYLTEATTPAGVNPCYGFLITVNGPDCEDLFPGLPKDAIEMSGMLRQDNYIVPSLGLLVSWTGVTVPGGAVSFPHDFLRALTGAFRDPALPDPGPYVERPDTDLTDPMFVNPDATLAALGLGPMAYPGCGLAQCLGKPLYPPFGSWPPGCFILGCAGADPATPGIR, from the coding sequence ATGGCGCGGATCGTGACAGGTCTCATCGTCGCCACGATGGCGATCGCGGTCGCGCTGATTGCTGGACCGGTCGGCAGCGCGGCTCCCGACGGGCTGCGACAGTGCGCGGTCAGCGACGGCCGCACCCCCGAGACCGCGACACCCGAAGAGGTGGGCGTGGATTCGGCCGGGCTGCGGCGGGCGGTGGACTTCGCCTCCGACCCGACCCGGTTCACCGTGCAGGTCTACCGCAACAACTGCCTGATCGGCGGCGGGCCCAACAATCAGCACATGGGCGGCGTCGCCTGGAATCTGTGGAGCGGCACCAAGAGCGTGGTGTCGATGGTGGCCGGGGTCGCCGTCGACGAACACAAACTGCGCGTGGACGATCCGATCGGGAACTATCTGCCCGCCGGGCTCGGGGACGACGAACATCGCGCCATCACCGTGCGCAGCCTGCTCACCGAGACCTCCGGCATGGAGATCGCCATCGCGTCGGAAGGCGTCACCGGGCTGGTGCGGCTGGATCCGAATGTGGTGGCGCAGGCGCTGGCCATGCCGATCCTGCATCCGCAGGGCCAGACCTGGCAGTACAGCCAGCGCGCCGTGGATCTGCTCGTCTACGTCATCCAGCAGGCCGTCGGCGAGGACTTCCAGGCGTACGCGCAACGGAAACTGTTCGACCCGTTGGGTATTCGAACCACCGACTATCTGTGGGCGCGCGATCGCAGCGGCAACACCTACGGGCACGCCCACCTGGTGCTGCCGCCCGACGACTACGTCAAGCTCGGTCTGCTGCTGGTCAATCGCGGCAATTGGCAAGGCCGCCGGCTGATCTCGACCGACTACCTCACCGAGGCCACCACCCCCGCCGGGGTCAACCCCTGCTACGGCTTCCTGATCACCGTGAACGGGCCGGACTGCGAGGACCTGTTTCCCGGACTGCCCAAGGACGCCATCGAGATGTCGGGCATGCTGCGCCAGGACAACTACATCGTGCCGAGTCTCGGACTGCTGGTGAGCTGGACCGGCGTCACCGTTCCCGGTGGCGCGGTGAGCTTTCCGCACGACTTCCTGCGGGCGCTCACCGGCGCGTTCCGGGACCCGGCGCTGCCCGATCCGGGGCCGTATGTCGAACGGCCCGACACCGATCTGACCGACCCCATGTTCGTCAACCCGGACGCCACCCTCGCCGCGCTCGGGCTGGGACCGATGGCCTACCCCGGCTGCGGTCTGGCGCAGTGCCTGGGCAAGCCGCTGTATCCGCCCTTCGGCAGTTGGCCGCCGGGCTGCTTCATTCTCGGCTGCGCCGGCGCCGACCCGGCGACGCCCGGGATTCGCTGA
- a CDS encoding CHAT domain-containing protein, which produces MTPAVHLRMADAGDLYLTWRWVGETAPGGVGVVPEDQVAAAMSRFAAALPAPGIAGGLESALTTGELAMPDAENKLAQFLSATFLPYNLAVQLHDLYSRGVRPHIRVQPSPRTAQLPWELIAPDPDVRLVEIAEVSVLAPAGIVHAPARVARAWTDTRSGPVVAILDPRVPGFRADSALGSVLGRMEAAAPLAALVAAHAAAGRLTPAVGDALEAFRRTDLDRSWLGEALRAGAARLLYVGHVTAAAPESGRSESATLHLSCTAASPGCAPAYRDHRPLSARDLLLGTHALPADPAGENRPARTGPEIWPMPSRVALIACESGGDLRFAEPLGLVAAMLTGGAELVTAGRWPLPTDLAFHRFAGTSPDTHPFQEAVCAIDTAHESDDPVLALNAWQRGHLAAWRDTGLIEHSPLVWASFATVDAR; this is translated from the coding sequence ATGACCCCGGCCGTCCACCTCAGAATGGCCGACGCCGGGGATCTGTACCTGACCTGGCGCTGGGTCGGCGAGACCGCGCCCGGCGGGGTCGGGGTGGTGCCCGAGGACCAGGTGGCGGCGGCCATGAGCCGGTTCGCCGCCGCGCTGCCCGCGCCCGGAATCGCCGGCGGCCTCGAATCCGCGCTCACCACCGGCGAACTCGCCATGCCGGACGCGGAAAACAAGCTGGCGCAGTTCCTCTCGGCGACGTTTCTGCCCTACAACCTCGCCGTTCAACTGCACGATCTCTACAGCCGCGGCGTCCGGCCGCATATTCGCGTCCAACCCTCGCCGCGTACCGCGCAATTGCCCTGGGAGCTCATCGCGCCCGACCCCGACGTCCGGCTCGTCGAGATCGCGGAGGTCAGCGTGCTCGCGCCCGCGGGCATCGTGCACGCGCCCGCCCGCGTGGCACGCGCCTGGACGGATACCCGCAGCGGCCCGGTGGTCGCCATCCTGGATCCACGGGTGCCGGGGTTCCGGGCCGATTCCGCGCTGGGATCGGTCCTGGGCCGGATGGAGGCGGCGGCCCCGCTGGCCGCGCTGGTCGCGGCGCACGCGGCGGCCGGGCGGCTGACCCCGGCGGTCGGTGACGCGCTGGAAGCGTTCCGCCGCACCGATCTCGACCGCTCCTGGCTCGGCGAGGCCCTGCGCGCGGGGGCCGCGCGGCTGCTGTACGTCGGTCACGTCACCGCCGCCGCCCCCGAATCCGGGCGCAGCGAATCGGCCACCCTGCACCTGTCGTGCACCGCCGCCAGCCCAGGATGCGCGCCCGCCTATCGCGATCACCGGCCGCTGTCGGCGCGAGATCTGCTGCTGGGCACGCATGCGCTGCCCGCGGACCCCGCGGGCGAGAACCGGCCCGCGCGAACCGGACCCGAGATCTGGCCCATGCCCAGCCGGGTGGCCCTCATCGCCTGTGAGAGCGGCGGAGATCTGCGCTTCGCCGAACCACTCGGTTTGGTCGCGGCCATGCTGACCGGCGGTGCCGAACTGGTCACGGCCGGCCGCTGGCCGCTGCCCACCGATCTGGCCTTCCACCGGTTCGCCGGGACATCCCCGGACACGCACCCGTTCCAGGAAGCCGTCTGCGCCATCGACACCGCACACGAGTCCGACGATCCGGTGCTGGCCCTGAATGCCTGGCAGCGCGGCCATTTGGCGGCCTGGCGCGATACCGGGCTGATCGAGCATTCGCCGTTGGTCTGGGCCTCGTTCGCCACGGTCGACGCCCGCTGA
- a CDS encoding tetratricopeptide repeat protein, translating into MAAQRAGGGPPDEESGVESPLLRTGAEAMARGELWEALRIFERAVEVEDGDYRLCALVDVAVVMDQLGDHAGAAERFREALARMRSDAPRMYPGALIGLSQALQNLGDLDGAQAALERARAALDGKDAPGDLRLACLVSSTAVALHRQQWWRALDLAGESLAAARRFGPERAGHPLMNLAAAHFETGRWELAQDFAGQALAAFEAVADSAGVAETRQNLALMYTRTGCFDDAEPLLAAAQEHFDAVGVAHRAGIGLKVMGFIAEQRGQADLAQARYRAALHRFEESRAVIDAADVRLRLAATAFAAGRYEEGEAELAAARATYAVRGLGLHCAQLDYWHAGLLEPLVAQVPGLLARAVDLAVPAALALDAVRYELPDGAQRDTWNRRIVDPALRLAFRYSYLAGDARLVADLIESQCAGTILDIGRLASDPPAPLDLFEPFDPPSESAAPLLDALQLGTALAAVAASAGLPVAPPARIALPPDGHVALDVWLDAAEQRYGRRLRTDRVISV; encoded by the coding sequence ATGGCAGCTCAGCGCGCCGGGGGCGGTCCGCCGGACGAGGAATCCGGGGTCGAGAGTCCACTGTTGCGCACGGGAGCCGAAGCGATGGCACGGGGCGAACTGTGGGAGGCACTGCGGATCTTCGAGCGGGCCGTCGAGGTGGAGGACGGGGATTACCGTCTGTGCGCGCTGGTCGACGTCGCGGTCGTGATGGACCAGCTGGGCGACCACGCCGGAGCGGCCGAACGGTTCCGGGAAGCGTTGGCGCGCATGCGGTCCGATGCGCCGCGCATGTACCCGGGCGCGCTGATCGGGCTCTCGCAGGCCCTGCAGAACCTGGGTGATCTGGACGGAGCGCAGGCCGCGCTGGAGCGGGCGCGGGCGGCGCTGGACGGGAAGGACGCACCGGGAGATCTGCGGCTGGCGTGCCTGGTGTCGTCGACGGCGGTGGCCCTGCATCGGCAACAGTGGTGGCGCGCACTGGATCTGGCGGGCGAGTCACTCGCCGCGGCGCGCCGCTTCGGGCCGGAGCGCGCGGGACATCCGCTGATGAACCTGGCCGCTGCGCATTTCGAGACCGGCCGGTGGGAGCTGGCCCAGGATTTCGCCGGGCAGGCGCTGGCCGCTTTCGAAGCCGTCGCGGACAGCGCCGGGGTCGCCGAGACACGGCAGAACCTCGCGCTGATGTACACGCGCACAGGATGTTTCGACGATGCCGAGCCGCTGCTGGCGGCCGCGCAGGAGCATTTCGATGCCGTCGGGGTGGCGCATCGGGCCGGGATCGGGTTGAAGGTCATGGGGTTCATCGCCGAACAGCGCGGGCAAGCCGACCTGGCCCAGGCCCGGTATCGCGCGGCGCTGCACCGGTTCGAGGAGTCCCGGGCCGTGATCGACGCCGCGGACGTGCGGCTGCGACTGGCCGCCACGGCCTTCGCCGCCGGCCGCTACGAGGAGGGTGAGGCCGAACTGGCCGCCGCTCGCGCCACCTACGCCGTCCGCGGGCTCGGCCTGCACTGCGCCCAGCTCGACTACTGGCATGCCGGGCTGCTGGAGCCGCTCGTCGCCCAGGTGCCCGGGTTGCTCGCGCGGGCGGTGGATCTCGCGGTGCCGGCGGCGCTCGCACTGGACGCGGTGCGCTACGAACTGCCCGACGGCGCGCAACGCGACACCTGGAACCGCCGCATCGTGGATCCCGCACTGCGGCTGGCCTTCCGCTATTCCTATCTGGCCGGCGATGCCCGGCTGGTCGCGGATCTCATCGAAAGCCAGTGCGCGGGAACGATATTGGATATCGGCAGGTTGGCATCCGATCCGCCCGCGCCGCTGGATCTGTTCGAGCCCTTCGACCCGCCCTCGGAATCCGCCGCCCCGCTGCTGGACGCCCTGCAGCTCGGTACCGCCCTGGCGGCCGTGGCGGCGAGCGCGGGTCTGCCGGTCGCCCCGCCCGCCCGTATCGCCTTGCCGCCGGACGGGCATGTGGCCCTGGACGTTTGGTTGGACGCCGCCGAACAACGTTACGGCCGTCGGCTGCGCACCGACCGGGTGATCAGCGTATGA
- a CDS encoding lipoprotein LpqH — MNSKPIRLTTAVLAATAATALLVTGCSSSNDNNAKSTTTAATATSAASSAAPGTTAAPAGGNSSVSVDGKAITAKFDTNCAKQGGNLALALSDQGNATYGTLTASATITGDNTVQAVGIAGTKGGSNGAPYALGFGNGMPGGSATVTKSGNTYTVSGEGVGGVDMSNPMAGPKNEKFEIVFACSTVVGG, encoded by the coding sequence ATGAACAGCAAGCCGATCCGCCTGACCACCGCGGTCCTCGCCGCCACCGCCGCGACCGCCCTGCTGGTCACCGGCTGCAGCAGCAGCAACGACAACAATGCCAAGTCGACGACCACGGCCGCGACCGCCACCTCCGCCGCGAGCTCCGCGGCGCCGGGCACCACGGCGGCTCCCGCCGGCGGCAATTCGTCGGTGTCGGTCGACGGCAAGGCGATCACCGCCAAGTTCGACACCAACTGCGCCAAGCAGGGCGGCAATCTGGCGCTCGCGCTGTCGGATCAGGGCAACGCCACCTACGGCACCCTCACCGCCAGCGCCACCATCACCGGCGACAACACCGTGCAGGCCGTCGGTATCGCGGGCACCAAGGGCGGCAGCAACGGCGCGCCGTACGCGCTGGGCTTCGGCAACGGCATGCCGGGCGGCAGCGCGACGGTCACCAAGAGCGGCAACACCTACACCGTCTCCGGCGAGGGCGTCGGCGGCGTGGACATGAGCAACCCGATGGCCGGTCCGAAGAACGAGAAGTTCGAGATCGTCTTCGCCTGCTCCACCGTCGTCGGCGGCTGA
- a CDS encoding GNAT family N-acetyltransferase: MRIEITSDPVEFQARAGAFLDRDPLRHSVLCTILDNEISGLTIPEQPSFFASAHENEVVGVAMRTAGRGVWLGDLPEPAVPELVARFSELLPEIDDVHGDASAAAEFARVWSERHTTSYRAGRVERLYRLGALRTPTAPGGPRQATLADLELCARWNAAMAAELEGVPLALDDAGLRGRLGAGRWWLWEDGGRPVSLTAHQAAVRGWSRIGPVYTPPETRGRGYASALVAHVSGRLRTAGLDVCLYTDLGNPTSNKIYRAIGFEEVFDQVQYVFA; this comes from the coding sequence ATGCGGATAGAGATCACCAGCGATCCGGTCGAGTTCCAGGCGCGTGCGGGTGCGTTCCTGGATCGGGATCCTTTGCGGCACAGCGTGCTGTGCACCATCCTGGACAACGAGATCAGCGGGCTCACCATCCCCGAGCAACCCTCGTTCTTCGCCTCCGCGCACGAGAACGAGGTGGTCGGGGTGGCCATGCGCACGGCGGGCCGCGGCGTGTGGCTCGGTGACCTGCCCGAACCCGCGGTACCAGAACTGGTCGCTCGATTCAGCGAACTCCTGCCCGAGATCGACGACGTGCACGGCGACGCCTCCGCGGCCGCCGAGTTCGCGCGGGTGTGGAGTGAGCGGCACACCACGAGCTATCGCGCCGGCCGAGTCGAACGCCTCTACCGCCTCGGCGCCTTGCGAACGCCCACCGCACCCGGCGGACCACGACAGGCGACCCTGGCCGATCTCGAACTCTGCGCCCGGTGGAATGCCGCCATGGCCGCCGAACTGGAGGGAGTCCCGCTCGCACTCGACGACGCGGGGTTGCGCGGGCGCCTCGGCGCCGGACGTTGGTGGCTGTGGGAGGACGGCGGTCGCCCGGTGAGCTTGACCGCGCATCAGGCGGCGGTGCGCGGCTGGTCGCGCATCGGGCCTGTGTACACGCCGCCCGAAACCCGCGGCCGCGGTTACGCTTCCGCGTTGGTCGCGCATGTCTCGGGCAGGTTGCGCACCGCGGGCCTGGATGTCTGTCTCTACACCGATCTCGGAAATCCGACCTCGAACAAGATCTATCGTGCGATCGGGTTCGAGGAGGTGTTCGATCAAGTGCAGTACGTGTTCGCATGA
- a CDS encoding helix-turn-helix domain-containing protein: protein MVKNGQSIRTLRYATGPGWATGLELLDFAQLRPMPVAGREVVRGDFHVLARCTGGTGSVVVDFAVHPLSAGTVVWIRPGWTHRWDDIAQVSGSVVLCRTELMPTGALGHLPSPATPPVSAGNLLTDMAFDHLGGEYRAEPPDPVILRQLLGVLALRLAAGLPPPPGPTDLFDRFARLVERYHGETREVAWYAAQLGYSPRTLSRAVHAATGATAKQYLNARVALEAKRVLAHESVTTAECARRLGFEDPANFTKFFRAQTGATPTGFRVGVAN, encoded by the coding sequence ATGGTCAAAAATGGACAATCGATTCGAACGCTGCGGTATGCGACCGGGCCCGGGTGGGCTACCGGACTCGAGCTGCTCGACTTCGCTCAGCTGCGCCCCATGCCGGTCGCCGGCCGGGAGGTGGTCCGCGGCGACTTTCATGTGCTCGCGCGCTGTACCGGCGGAACCGGTTCCGTCGTGGTCGATTTCGCGGTGCACCCGCTGTCCGCCGGGACGGTGGTCTGGATCCGGCCGGGCTGGACGCACCGCTGGGACGACATCGCGCAGGTGAGCGGCTCGGTCGTGCTGTGCCGGACGGAACTCATGCCGACCGGAGCGCTCGGCCATCTGCCGTCGCCCGCCACGCCGCCGGTGTCGGCGGGGAATCTGTTGACCGACATGGCCTTCGACCACCTCGGCGGCGAATATCGCGCCGAGCCACCGGATCCGGTGATTCTGCGCCAGCTGCTGGGCGTGCTCGCGCTCCGGCTCGCCGCGGGGCTGCCGCCACCGCCCGGCCCCACCGATCTGTTCGACCGGTTCGCGCGGCTGGTCGAGCGGTATCACGGCGAGACCCGCGAAGTCGCCTGGTACGCGGCACAACTCGGCTATTCACCGCGCACGCTCTCACGAGCGGTGCATGCCGCGACCGGTGCCACCGCCAAGCAGTATCTCAACGCGCGGGTGGCGCTCGAGGCCAAGCGAGTGCTGGCTCACGAGTCGGTCACGACCGCGGAATGCGCCCGGCGGCTGGGATTCGAGGATCCGGCCAACTTCACCAAGTTCTTTCGCGCCCAGACCGGCGCCACGCCAACCGGATTCCGGGTCGGCGTGGCGAACTAG
- a CDS encoding TetR-like C-terminal domain-containing protein gives MGREQQHQHHRQADRGQRRRPRHEKSRGPGQFEQSGDGDQRGGLLTALAIQGFELLDAELRAAAGDFRAVAVAYIRFARTHPGHFDVMYRHDLLRTDDAELIAARARSGGELHSGVLGMGLSDDAAPAAALAAWSLVHGFATLWREGALAQSSLGGDDPEQLAHAMVAAIEFAGARAT, from the coding sequence ATTGGTCGGGAACAGCAGCACCAGCATCACCGCCAGGCAGATCGCGGCCAACGGCGCCGCCCACGGCACGAGAAGTCCCGCGGCCCCGGCCAATTCGAGCAATCCGGTGACGGTGACCAGCGCGGCGGGCTGCTGACCGCGCTGGCCATCCAGGGCTTCGAGCTGCTCGATGCCGAATTGCGCGCTGCCGCCGGTGATTTCCGCGCGGTCGCGGTGGCCTATATCCGATTCGCCCGCACCCATCCGGGCCACTTCGATGTCATGTACCGGCACGATCTGCTGCGCACCGACGACGCGGAGCTGATCGCCGCCCGGGCGCGCTCGGGCGGCGAATTGCATTCCGGGGTCCTGGGAATGGGCCTCTCGGACGATGCCGCGCCCGCCGCCGCGCTCGCCGCCTGGTCGCTGGTGCACGGCTTCGCCACCCTGTGGCGCGAAGGCGCACTGGCGCAGTCGAGCCTCGGCGGCGACGACCCCGAGCAGCTGGCGCACGCCATGGTCGCCGCCATCGAATTCGCCGGGGCACGGGCGACATGA
- a CDS encoding cyclase family protein has product MTEEWRKAGERVRNWGRWGDDDQLGTLNLLTPERIAYAATRAVRGRAIQLGIPFDAYGPQSAGGMRRNPVHLMAIDGGDAELAAQLAGWGGPQEAQVAGMYARGPMRFNDDYVMMPLQAATQWDALSHVYYDGLLYNGYPAASVTSLGATRLGIEQVAERGGVVGRGVLLDVARHHGVDRLAAGTVVGPHDLDAVIAAQGVELRPGDILVIRTGWWTRFLETRRQSEWFSGSPGLSWRCAEWLHEHEIAAVALDNPAVEVMRPEDGVMLPLHMLTLRDMGLPLGEIWDLEALGRDCAEDRVYDFLLCAPALRIPGAVGTPISPVAIK; this is encoded by the coding sequence GTGACCGAAGAATGGCGCAAAGCCGGTGAACGCGTCCGCAACTGGGGCCGCTGGGGTGACGACGACCAGCTCGGGACGCTGAATCTGCTGACGCCCGAGCGCATCGCGTACGCCGCCACGCGCGCGGTCCGGGGCCGCGCCATCCAGCTCGGCATACCGTTCGACGCCTACGGGCCGCAGAGCGCCGGCGGCATGCGGCGCAACCCGGTTCACCTCATGGCCATCGACGGCGGCGACGCCGAGCTCGCGGCCCAGCTCGCCGGCTGGGGCGGCCCGCAGGAGGCGCAGGTCGCGGGCATGTACGCGCGGGGGCCCATGCGATTCAACGACGACTACGTGATGATGCCGCTGCAGGCAGCCACCCAGTGGGACGCGCTCTCGCACGTGTACTACGACGGGCTGCTGTACAACGGCTATCCAGCCGCGTCGGTGACCAGTCTCGGCGCGACCCGGCTCGGTATCGAACAGGTCGCCGAGCGCGGCGGTGTGGTGGGGCGCGGGGTACTGCTGGATGTGGCCCGGCACCACGGGGTCGACCGGCTCGCGGCGGGGACGGTCGTCGGACCGCACGATCTGGACGCGGTGATCGCGGCGCAGGGCGTGGAGTTGCGGCCCGGCGACATTCTGGTGATCCGCACCGGCTGGTGGACTCGCTTCCTGGAGACCCGCCGACAGTCCGAATGGTTCAGCGGCAGTCCGGGATTGAGCTGGCGCTGCGCGGAATGGCTGCACGAGCACGAGATCGCCGCGGTGGCCCTGGACAATCCGGCCGTGGAGGTGATGCGGCCCGAGGACGGGGTGATGCTGCCGCTGCACATGCTCACCCTGCGCGACATGGGGTTGCCGCTCGGCGAGATCTGGGACCTCGAGGCGCTGGGCCGCGACTGTGCCGAGGACCGGGTCTACGACTTCCTGCTGTGCGCGCCGGCGCTGCGCATCCCCGGCGCGGTCGGCACCCCGATCAGCCCGGTCGCGATCAAATAG
- a CDS encoding T6SS immunity protein Tdi1 domain-containing protein produces the protein MTSVPFRLIGDLRMDRVMPAWAEHYPRYDTVVGYSDLGHAFLMSSRTGEYGILDPYSPGVKDYGSYTEVTEFVSEVLFDPNVITYVLQPQHVAEIRKRLGPLAADEVYIATPYPFLGGSEAPDAYQKGGVWVFFDLVAQAQDFE, from the coding sequence GTGACCAGCGTTCCCTTCCGACTCATCGGTGACCTGCGGATGGACCGGGTGATGCCGGCCTGGGCCGAGCACTATCCGCGCTACGACACGGTCGTCGGCTACTCGGACCTCGGTCACGCCTTCCTGATGAGCAGCCGCACCGGCGAATACGGCATCCTCGACCCATACAGCCCGGGCGTCAAGGACTACGGGTCCTACACCGAGGTCACCGAGTTCGTCAGCGAGGTGCTGTTCGACCCGAACGTCATCACCTACGTCCTGCAACCACAGCACGTCGCCGAGATTCGCAAACGACTCGGCCCCCTGGCCGCCGACGAGGTCTACATCGCCACCCCATACCCGTTCCTCGGCGGCTCCGAGGCGCCCGACGCGTACCAGAAGGGCGGCGTCTGGGTGTTCTTCGACCTGGTGGCACAGGCCCAGGACTTCGAATGA
- a CDS encoding HEAT repeat domain-containing protein — protein MVTGFDDTTTSELHRTWWATGDPVIMRHALGLMTRAEADIVIAVASDDRHPLQARAIESMGFGFDEAEFVPVLVHAFTHPDPAVRKAAAAAAFWFEPVAAEDGLLAAAHDDAFEVALEALDTLRYYPTQRVLRAVADLRAHPDERIRAAATTTFDELRETFEEEVVEGNPKTVALLREWMLPVRDLVGWPDEISPYEQLPLSARYSRREAVTEAELLALLDNPEVDRHELDPGLRGLDWSGYAPDARARATARLVGHPNPLFREIGCAALADWQCTGELIRLVADPSFTVRKSAMYSLSLLAPDPAVADVAWRYLAMATGTMAQEAVRTYTTHAGPAAVDQLVELARHDRRESVRSEAIDCLGKLHAVEAISGLADLLTEPPGVSWSVHNGLLWDFERLGLTVPIPPGLAAVDNLHVQSGLCGLVARQS, from the coding sequence GTGGTCACCGGTTTCGACGACACCACCACCAGTGAACTACACCGAACCTGGTGGGCCACCGGCGATCCCGTGATCATGCGACACGCCCTGGGCCTGATGACCCGCGCCGAGGCCGACATCGTGATCGCGGTGGCGAGCGACGACCGACATCCCTTGCAGGCCAGGGCGATCGAGAGCATGGGCTTCGGCTTCGACGAGGCCGAATTCGTCCCGGTGCTGGTACACGCCTTCACGCACCCCGACCCAGCCGTACGCAAGGCCGCCGCGGCGGCCGCGTTCTGGTTCGAGCCGGTCGCGGCGGAGGATGGGCTGCTGGCCGCCGCCCACGACGACGCGTTCGAAGTGGCCCTGGAAGCGCTCGACACGCTGCGGTACTACCCCACGCAACGTGTGCTGCGCGCGGTCGCGGATTTGCGGGCACACCCGGACGAGCGGATTCGAGCGGCGGCCACCACGACCTTCGACGAGCTGCGCGAGACCTTCGAAGAAGAGGTTGTCGAGGGCAACCCGAAAACTGTTGCGCTGCTGCGTGAATGGATGCTGCCAGTGCGTGATCTGGTGGGCTGGCCGGACGAGATCTCGCCGTACGAGCAGCTGCCGCTCAGTGCCCGATACTCCCGCCGCGAGGCGGTGACCGAAGCCGAACTGCTGGCGCTCCTGGACAACCCTGAAGTCGATCGACACGAGCTCGATCCGGGACTGCGGGGCCTCGATTGGTCGGGATACGCACCCGACGCTCGGGCTCGCGCGACCGCGCGACTGGTGGGGCATCCGAATCCATTGTTTCGCGAGATCGGCTGTGCCGCACTGGCGGACTGGCAATGCACCGGTGAGCTGATACGGCTGGTGGCCGACCCCAGCTTCACGGTACGCAAGTCCGCCATGTACTCGTTGTCGCTGCTGGCTCCCGACCCGGCCGTCGCCGATGTGGCGTGGAGGTACCTGGCGATGGCGACCGGAACGATGGCGCAGGAAGCCGTGCGCACGTATACGACGCATGCGGGTCCCGCGGCCGTCGACCAGCTCGTCGAGTTGGCTCGCCATGACCGCCGGGAAAGTGTGCGGTCCGAAGCCATCGACTGCTTGGGGAAACTCCATGCCGTCGAGGCGATTTCGGGGCTGGCGGATCTGCTGACCGAGCCGCCGGGGGTGAGCTGGTCGGTGCACAATGGGCTGCTTTGGGACTTCGAGCGACTCGGTCTCACTGTTCCGATTCCTCCCGGTCTGGCGGCTGTCGACAATCTGCACGTGCAGAGCGGGCTGTGTGGGCTCGTGGCACGCCAATCGTGA